A stretch of Girardinichthys multiradiatus isolate DD_20200921_A chromosome 20, DD_fGirMul_XY1, whole genome shotgun sequence DNA encodes these proteins:
- the LOC124856981 gene encoding cyclin-dependent kinase 4-like → MSNNCCISFGHRVWRKFEEAQNPCCLKPSVTFPVRAMSSAVFGPLCFIRCKVSTAICQEIYSPSCSTWHRCPLYKTTSCQKQDEDQRKRDQRWRGWKHIGWLVSDQRNPDPACTALNRFCSRLIRGRLAEYALLTELKPPLLKERRTGRVCLNVVMANCTSVQYEPVAEIGGGAYGTVYKARDTESGEFVALKNVRVQTDQNGLPVSTVREVALLKRLEQFDHPNVVRLMDVCATQRSDQETKVTLVFEHVDQDLKTYLEKAPAPGLSSDCIKDLMRQLLSGLAFLHSNHVMHRDLKPENILVTSQGQVKLADFGLAKIYSCHMALTPVVVTLWYRPPEVLLQSCYATPVDIWSTGCIFAEMFRRKPLFCGESEMDQLGKIFEVIGLPPQEEWPTDVTVQRKNFPPLKARSITDFVPEINEQGAKLLMQMLTFDPLKRISALNALEHPYFQDGEKKS, encoded by the exons ATGAGCAATaactgttgcatttcttttg gtcacagagtctggaggaagtttgaagaggcacagaatccatgttgcttgaagccCAGCGTGACGTTTCCCGTcagagccatgtcatctgctgtcTTTGGCCCACTGTGCTTTATCAGGTGCAAAGTCAGCACAGCCATCTGCCAGGAAATTTACAGCCCTTCATGCTCCACATGGCATCGCTGTCCACTTTACAAGACAACCAG TTGCCAGAAGCAAGACGAGGACCAGCGAAAAAGAGATCAGAGGTGGAGGGGCTGGAAACACATCGGCTGGTTGGTCTCTGATCAGAGGAACCCGGACCCGGCCTGCACAGCTCTGAACCGGTTCTGTTCCAGATTAATACGTGGCAGACTTGCTGAGTATGCCCTGCTCACTGAGCTGAAGCCCCCGCTGCTGAAGGAGAGGAGAACCGGGCGAG TCTGTTTGAACGTGGTCATGGCCAACTGCACCAGTGTCCAGTATGAGCCTGTGGCAGAAATTGGTGGTGGTGCCTATGGAACTGTGTACAAGGCCAGGGACACGGAGAGCGGGGAGTTTGTGGCTCTGAAGAACGTGCGCGTGCAGACAGACCAAAATGGCCTTCCAGTCTCCACCGTCAGAGAGGTGGCTCTGTTGAAACGGCTGGAGCAGTTCGACCACCCCAACGTGGTCCG GCTCATGGACGTTTGTGCCACCCAGAGGTCGGACCAGGAAACTAAAGTCACTTTAGTGTTTGAGCATGTGGACCAAGATCTGAAGACGTATTTAGagaaagctccagctccaggATTATCTTCTGACTGCATTAAA GACTTGATGAGGCAGTTGCTGTCTGGCCTGGCATTTCTTCACTCTAACCATGTGAtgcacagagacctgaaacccgAGAATATTCTAGTGACCAGCCAGGGCCAAGTGAAGCTGGCTGACTTCGGTCTCGCCAAGATCTACAGCTGCCACATGGCTCTCACTCCTGTG GTGGTGACTCTGTGGTACCGGCCTCCAGAAGTTCTGCTGCAGTCCTGTTACGCCACTCCTGTTGATATATGGAGCACCGGCTGCATTTTTGCTGAGATGTTTAGACGCAA ACCCTTGTTCTGTGGAGAATCAGAAATGGATCAGCTTGGGAAAATCTTTGA AGTTATTGGCCTGCCACCGCAGGAAGAGTGGCCGACTGatgttacagtacaaagaaaaaactttcCCCCTCTGAAGGCGCGCTCAATCACAGATTTTGTTCCAGAGATAAATGAGCAGGGCGCTAAATTGTTGATG CAAATGCTGACCTTTGATCCTTTGAAACGGATATCAGCCCTGAACGCTCTAGAACATCCTTATTTCCAGGACGGggagaaaaaaagctga
- the LOC124856980 gene encoding E3 ubiquitin-protein ligase MARCHF9-like isoform X1 has translation MFKYRLRMVFNEPKVLLLMHSESSRRTDPGTDPQQIRMRGFTFRGCGWPQISCSHQDDEEEYYGSTPRPRSLTFEDKGGAKSQGGGGLDASSLPSLSESGVQAQQCRICFQGPEKGELLSPCRCDGSVRCTHQSCLIRWISERGSWSCELCYFKYQVLAISTKNPLQWQAISLTVIEKVQIAAIVLGSLFLFASIFWLVWSSLSPSAKWQRQDLLFQICYSMYGFMDIVCVGLIIHEGSSVYRIFKRWRAVNQQWKVLNYEKVKDLAESISSSSKSVDQVERNFSNSVAADGRRASRHVRAILTHHCGYTLLHILSQLRASNLQGANQEVVMRVTTV, from the exons ATGTTCAAGTATCGTCTTCGAATGGTTTTCAATGAACCCAAAGTGTTGCTGCTAATGCACTCAGAATCAAGCAGGAGGACTGACCCAGGCACAGACCCACAGCAGATCAGGATGAGAGGGTTTACCTTCAGAGGCTGTGGCTGGCCACAGATAAGCTGCTCCCACCAGGATGACGAGGAGGAATACTATGGGTCAACGCCCCGGCCACGCAGCCTGACCTTTGAGGATAAAGGAGGAGCCAAATCCCAGGGAGGAGGAGGTCTGGATGCGTCCTCCCTACCAAGTCTCTCTGAGAGCGGGGTGCAAGCACAGCAATGCCGGATCTGCTTCCAGGGTCCAGAAAAG GGGGAGCTGTTGAGCCCATGTCGCTGTGATGGTTCCGTGCGCTGCACTCACCAGTCCTGCCTCATCCGCTGGATCAGTGAGAGGGGATCCTGGAGCTGTGAGCTCTGCTACTTCAAGTACCAGGTCTTGGCCATTAGCACCAAAAACCCACTGCAG TGGCAGGCCATCTCTCTGACTGTTATTGAGAAGGTGCAGATTGCTGCCATTGTCCTGggttctctgttccttttcgcCAGCATATTCTGGTTGGTGTGGTCGTCACTCAGCCCCTCGGCCAAATGGCAGCGGCAGGACCTTCTGTTTCAGATATGCTACAGCATGTACGGTTTCATGGACATAGTATGTGTAG GCCTTATAATCCACGAAGGATCATCTGTTTACCGGATCTTTAAGCGCTGGCGGGCAGTGAACCAGCAGTGGAAAGTGCTGAATTATGAGAAGGTCAAGGATTTGGCTGAATCCATCAGTTCCAGCAGCAAATCCGTCGATCAAGTCGAAAGGAACTTTTCAAACAGCGTCGCAGCTGACGGGAGGAGAGCGAGTCGGCACGTCAGGGCTATCCTCACCCACCACTGTGGCTACACCTTACTCCACATCCTCAGCCAGCTGAGGGCCTCAAACCTGCAAGGTGCCAACCAAGAGGTGGTCATGAGAGTGACCACGGTGTGA
- the LOC124856980 gene encoding E3 ubiquitin-protein ligase MARCHF9-like isoform X2, whose translation MFKYRLRMVFNEPKVLLLMHSESSRRTDPGTDPQQIRMRGFTFRGCGWPQISCSHQDDEEEYYGSTPRPRSLTFEDKGGAKSQGGGGLDASSLPSLSESGVQAQQCRICFQGPEKGELLSPCRCDGSVRCTHQSCLIRWISERGSWSCELCYFKYQWQAISLTVIEKVQIAAIVLGSLFLFASIFWLVWSSLSPSAKWQRQDLLFQICYSMYGFMDIVCVGLIIHEGSSVYRIFKRWRAVNQQWKVLNYEKVKDLAESISSSSKSVDQVERNFSNSVAADGRRASRHVRAILTHHCGYTLLHILSQLRASNLQGANQEVVMRVTTV comes from the exons ATGTTCAAGTATCGTCTTCGAATGGTTTTCAATGAACCCAAAGTGTTGCTGCTAATGCACTCAGAATCAAGCAGGAGGACTGACCCAGGCACAGACCCACAGCAGATCAGGATGAGAGGGTTTACCTTCAGAGGCTGTGGCTGGCCACAGATAAGCTGCTCCCACCAGGATGACGAGGAGGAATACTATGGGTCAACGCCCCGGCCACGCAGCCTGACCTTTGAGGATAAAGGAGGAGCCAAATCCCAGGGAGGAGGAGGTCTGGATGCGTCCTCCCTACCAAGTCTCTCTGAGAGCGGGGTGCAAGCACAGCAATGCCGGATCTGCTTCCAGGGTCCAGAAAAG GGGGAGCTGTTGAGCCCATGTCGCTGTGATGGTTCCGTGCGCTGCACTCACCAGTCCTGCCTCATCCGCTGGATCAGTGAGAGGGGATCCTGGAGCTGTGAGCTCTGCTACTTCAAGTACCAG TGGCAGGCCATCTCTCTGACTGTTATTGAGAAGGTGCAGATTGCTGCCATTGTCCTGggttctctgttccttttcgcCAGCATATTCTGGTTGGTGTGGTCGTCACTCAGCCCCTCGGCCAAATGGCAGCGGCAGGACCTTCTGTTTCAGATATGCTACAGCATGTACGGTTTCATGGACATAGTATGTGTAG GCCTTATAATCCACGAAGGATCATCTGTTTACCGGATCTTTAAGCGCTGGCGGGCAGTGAACCAGCAGTGGAAAGTGCTGAATTATGAGAAGGTCAAGGATTTGGCTGAATCCATCAGTTCCAGCAGCAAATCCGTCGATCAAGTCGAAAGGAACTTTTCAAACAGCGTCGCAGCTGACGGGAGGAGAGCGAGTCGGCACGTCAGGGCTATCCTCACCCACCACTGTGGCTACACCTTACTCCACATCCTCAGCCAGCTGAGGGCCTCAAACCTGCAAGGTGCCAACCAAGAGGTGGTCATGAGAGTGACCACGGTGTGA